The Juglans microcarpa x Juglans regia isolate MS1-56 chromosome 8D, Jm3101_v1.0, whole genome shotgun sequence genomic sequence GTTTCCAGCATAAACCGGGACTCTACTATGACCCTTTGTCATTATCGCATTCAATGTTTCCCTGTatagttgagagagagaggggggaggtTAGAACACAATCCATAAACATGCAGGAGAGAACTAAACAAGAATCCAGAAACCCACAAATCAAGATTTGCATCCAGATCAAGGGAAAATGCATTTGATATGGGGGTCATGGCATCTTTTGCAGTCTTTTCGGTCAATTCAAGAGCCCCAGTGATGATAGTAGTCTCATCATGTGTTAAATCCCCGCCTTTCCCGGCCTAAACAACAAAACAGGTGTATACCATTTTACATCAGAGAACCAGGGGAGTGGGATATAGTCCAGCACAATGAAACGTAAGTCATTCGGTGGACATCTATCTGGAAATAAATAGCATCTATAAAATTCCAAGAAGACGATTTCAACATGTCTAATgcaaactattttataacttaaaTTGCAGAAACTCTAAAGCTGAACATCATACCTCATTGCCATGGAAATTCACAAAAGTTTTGAGCTCCGCTCGCCGTAAGAGGACAGCATGTCCCTTACCCAACATCCAATCCAACACCTGCACTTAGTACTATAGtgttaatttaaaagaagaaaacaacataCAAAGCTTGAACATAAGAAAAGAATagcataaactatttttttttataagtaaaaatgtattaataaagAATAGCATACACTATTTTCCACAACACTAAATCAAATAGCCAACCCAACTTGAACAAAACACAGTTTACAAACATATAACTTCATATAATCTTTCTATTCATTCTACCTTACTAATTGGATAAGAAAGAGGGAAGAACAgcaaaagaagaagacgaaCTAGGGGAGCCATGATTGCTCCAACCCTCAAGCCATAGCGAGTGCAGACCGCTTGTGGCAAAATCTGTAACGAAATATACGTGtatggaaaaagagagagagagagagagtaataaTTAGTGCAGGCAAAATACATTAggaataaaaatattcacattTTGAGTTGATGATGAACGACCTCACCAAACATGAGGATGAGAGTCACTGATATCAGTATTGCTGCCCATGGAGGCACAAGCTTGTCCAAGAATATGGGAAGGGcctgaagagagagaaaatattttattttgaaaaaagaaaagaaaagaacataaTATAACAACTGACATGATTAACAATCTATTAACCAATGTACTCTAGCTTCCCCTAGAATCAAATGGTTACCTCCATTGCTAATGAGTTTCCAATCAATAGTGTACAAAGTAGAAGATGCTGATTCTTTACCACTGGAAATATTTTAGCTGccagataaaaataaaaaataaaaaatcacataactTTGTCTCTTCAGTCCAATCCATGTGATAATTTCCTACAAATACTATTAGCTCAGGTATTTGCTCATTATGCAGTGAGTCAACTCAACCAAGTGAATATACAAAAAGATATGTAACATAGGCTATGTTTACGTGTATGTAAAACACATGATGGAAAGTATTTCCTACAATTTCTGGTGTTTGGTGGAACTGAGAGATGCGACCCAAGGAAAAATGTCCCCGAGATCAAAGAAAAACTCTGTTATGGGCAGAAAATGACTTCTGCTATTGCAAAGAGGGAAcgattatttgattatttgccTTACTCAGTCTCGCCTCACTCCTCTCTATCTACTCAATGGGGAGCGAGGGACCCAATCAACCAATCAGCCTGTTTATTtcccaagttattttattttattttacaagtaAGCTATAAGTcttgagttttcttttcttatttttctaataacGACTAATATTTGCTCCCACACAAAACACATTATCTATTGAGAAGGTTAgctttaaaatacaaatttctaGAATCACCGTAAGAGCACCTGAGAGTGGCAATTTTGATCTTGATGAAACTCAAGCataagaagaaacaaaaacaaaatattgtcatttacttataaaaaaatagttgataAAGATGTAAACAAAAATCTTATATTCCTATATCCACacagagaaaaaagagagcatataatgaaaattagaattcaatattatgtataaacttttatataattaataattgttcCTGCTTCTCTCTCTAATAAAACAGCAGTTATCTCGTTGCTGAGATTTCGCCTTACCATAGATCCTCAACAATCCTGTATGCACCAAAATTCTCATGGACAAAGAAGGTCCATTTATGTAATGACCCCAGAAAAGCTCAAGCCACATGTAgatctatactccaaaaggactagtaaAGTTAACAATTGGAGCCCCTTGGAATACTCTAAAAGGCAATAAATTTTCCTTCACAAGCATTGTGGGATCCCATTACCACCTTCCCACACAATATGGAGCATTACATGTTCCCCCTTAAATTCTAGAGATCCTCTCGTCAGGTCAGTTCATTATAGGTGGCACAACTCAAGTCCCATGCTTCTAACTAGAGATTGGCTCTGATACTGTAACAAACTtgatgaaaatccaaatccgaCCCTATTctctaaaaggactaatcaAGGTAACAATTCGGAATCATTATAAAACCAGATCCTATTCAACATCATCCTATAACTAATACGGTGGTATTACACTTTAATTAATCTGCCTGCACAATCTAAAGAGAAGAGATTTATGACAATTTCGAGTGCGATGATTTGGGTGAGGCAAGTGGCTAAGAGATGCTATAGTTTTTGTTTCAGATCGTTTCTGGTCAGATTAAAGGATAATAATTTTTGGTAGTAAGAATTTTGGTTTTGGAGGTATGCTCCATCCAGGTTTAGgccttgtttgcattcaaaacacacatcaactcatctcaactcatcattacaattttttcaaatttgcacataaaatataataaacaattcaactttttcaaatctcaaaacaactttcccaaattcccatacaaaatataataaataatttaacttttattctactattcacaaaccatctcaactcatctcaactcatctctgaatccaaaccactccttaaGATTTGAagccttgggtgcaaacaactCTAGGGGCTGCGTCCATTACACGGGTCCGGGATTTAATCAAGTAAAAAACATGTTGTGTTTGGACGGTCTCTAGGATtccttgttataaaaaatagtttcaaGTGATAATGGGAGTTTTGATTGatttatactttaaaaaaataaaaaaatagtttcaagTGGTAACCGAACAtcagaaaatgattttatattatcttcAGGATTCCGACCAAATGACTTAAAATGCAGTACTTTTCCATAATATCTTTTCTGGTAGATATTTTTTACGATGAAAGAACAGCCTTaaccttctttctctctccggGAAGGCATTTCCTACCGAAAATCCAGTATCCCCAAGTTGTTTAAAAGAGGAATTATATAAGTTGAAATAGAATCCGTACAAACCAATGGAAAAGCAGCAAGTTCTCCGCTTGATTGCATAAGGGTCCTACAAAAACCTCCACAAATAACCCATATTAATTCTTCCAAGTTCAGAAGCTCAAGAAAGCAAATGGCGTGAATTATCAGCACCAAAATCTATTTACCTTCATCACCAGTCCCAAAATTACTTCAGAAGCCAACTGATGGCCGTAAAAATGGAAATGAACGGACGAAGTCGTCGAGATTCACAGTTTTCTTTACACTAACTTCCAGACAAGCCTTTTTATTTCCAGCTTAAAAACTCATACACAAAGGGAAAGGAAAGAGGATGaaacttgagaaagaaatacCGGCGTGTGCGCGATCCTGAGGACGACCGGACTTGATAAGGACCTCGAGGTCGACGAGACCGAGAGACATGAGTCCAAGGGTGAGTCCAGCCATAAGCCCAGCAAAGCAAACCAAACCTATAATCGCCAGCACGTACAACGAGAACTCCGTCCCACAGCACGCCAGGTCCgccatctctctccctctctctttcagTGGAAGAAAGATCTGCAACCGTGCGGGTTCGACACTTTCTTCAATGTTTCACTTTTCTCCAACTTTTGCCTATTATTTCCTCTGTTTCTCTTTCAGACAAGGAACAACTTATTTTTGTCGACCATTTCTTACCGCTCTTGATCGCTCGAAAAAAGAAAGtggttttaaatatatttaaaaatataaataaaaaaataaaataaaaatttataaaaataactagcGGTCAAATGAGCGGCTACTCTGGCCGACTCTTTAGAATAATGATAAAAGAGAGTAGCCCGACTTTCCGACAAAAATAATGATAGGATACCTAATACTCCTTCTTTACTCTCTTCTTTTGCTATCTAATTTatattcgatttttttttttatttaatgattaaaaaagtaaatattagtaaaattatatatttttttaataattccaTTCCAATGCCAACACAGCCTACTCTTTTTACGTCGAACCACaatttagaataatattatttattatttattatttttattattatcttattattttataaattgaaattaaataattaaaaattatttactatattttaattatgaatctATTATCTAATGTCATATCGTAAgataatgaaaagatgataaaaaataaaaaataaattttttttacaacttaaCTACTATTATACattaagattttaatattttctactttaattcaaaatttatgtACTTGCAACAgttcaaagtaaataaaataataattttttttataattagttgTAAACAAATTATTGTTCTTGTATTATTTTCCTTGTcgtctattattttcttttcttttttctttaaaaataattaaaaagttgtttcaagagaaataaatagtagataaaagctttataattattataagaaaaatgttatctaatCCTCTCAATTATACATTTTAAAGTTATTATTAgccttttttttatgtttttttaacattaaaaatagagaaatgatatttacaattatagagTACGTAAGTGcctaacaatttctttgaaaaaattaattttttaatcatagattttatttttttttaaaacgattatacgATGCTTGCgcattctataattatatataacattactcaaatattaATCATGTTGCGCATTAGGCATTggaagtgaaaaataaaataatatttttcatataatttaaaaaaaaaaaaaaaagttgaaagaaacGCACGAGTAAAATGTTTATTGAAtaatgtgtttatttatttttaataataattatgagTGACTGGGAATATCTTTAGAATGTTGCATTATATGCCTCATGTGGGGTCGCTCCCAGCAAGTGGTCCCCAAGAAGTAAATTTACTTTTAGTGTATGAAAGAAAATGTGGGATTCCCCGAATTATGTTCATTGGATCCGCAATTGGCTATTAttctttggaaaatgatttaaacacaatatttttacactttatataattatattttaaatgaagagtatttttataaaacatcttataaaagtaacatcattttataaaaatattttcattttataatattgttatataatatgttgtgtAATGTATTATGTGTATATTATTACTTAATGCTAATATGCCTGAGAGGAGTGATTATCACTCCTCACACGCACAATAGCAACACCCTTATTCTTTTGTGTCCTTTAGCAAATGAAAACTAATGTTTGTTTGTTCGAAATTTGAAGGCAACAACTGTTTTTTGGTCCATGTTTTGATCAAAACAATTGCTACATTGAATAAATTCTTTTGTATCTTGATCACTCTTAGGCGTAGTGGTATATCAATCCAGatctctaataattttttatcaaaaaatgttttaactacaaagagattctagaaaaataaatccatgaattgatgtggtacgttatattgtaaaattacttttattgtaaaataaatctaacatatcattgaaattatgtcagtttgtgggtttattttaaTGAGATCTCTTAGTGGTTGAGCACTTCTCTTTTTTGTCAGGATTGCAAGCAATCGGGCAAGAGTTTAAGAGAGGGAGTTGTGGGTCACACAACCTCTGGACAAGTGACCAGGGCAGCTGCTCATCTGGCTGGGATTGTGGGACCAGTACCAAgggatgtaaaaaaaaaaaaaaagaaaaattgattgaaCCGACCAAACGATGGATTCGGTCCGGTTCATAACTAGTTTGGTTCAATACAGTTTCTTAAGAACTGAAATCGGTTCAGTatcgattttcatattttgaaaaccgatTTGAAACAGACCGGTATATATCATGTAtacatcttttaattttttatattatatataaaatattttttatataattttttatattatattattatgttatatgctaaattgctaattaatacatgaagttttatcttattattcatttttattaatcttataatataaaattaatattacatgagattttaatcttaaacatggaTAGTAacattaagttattaatataaatctaattttgaaaaaaccaAACATTAGAGGAACCAGCCCTTAAGTCTCAACTTCTGTAGTGCCACACCTGTAAATGAGAAATTAGAAAACTCAGAATGGACTGGaccaaagtaaaaaaaattgaaagtttcagtttcagtgaTGAATCAGCCCgtattgatttttaaatttcaaaactaatGTATATCGGTTCGGTTCTACAATTTGTTCAAAACCAAACTGATTACACCGCTATCAATACCCCTATCGGGACGAATGAAATTTATAGGTGACCTTAATTCATTAGTCGGCTTTtattaagataaatattaatgaatataATATGGGCAATCCAGGAGAATATGGTGGAGGGACATTTTGGGATATAGGAGGCGATTTGATtggggtttttttatttatcatggaGTGGGTACAAAAAGTTTCATTAGATGGAGTTAAAGCCCCGATTTGAATTagaaactcatctcaatttatcttgtctcatcattacaattttttcaaattttcacataaaatataataaacaattcaattttttaaatctcaagacaataataatattaaaaaataatattttaacaatattttattctactcatctaaaaccatctcaacttattttttaatccaaatagGATCTAAGTTGAACCTGATGAATGTGGAGGCTGAAACAAATTTACAACTGATAGTAATCTGGTGGCTTTGGGATAGAATTGGTCTATTGTCAAAACTCTTGTTCGTGTTAAATTTATTGTAGATTGTGAGACTAAATAGGTAGGTTTGGTAGAATGTGGCATGCTAAAGTTATAAGCAATTCTTATGAATTAATGGCACATGTTGGATGCATGGCCCAGTGTTAAGAACATGTTAGTATCGAGGGGATGAGTTCGAGTTTCGCAAGGTGTCACTttaatctctataaatagaggATGTAACCTACAATTTTATTCATTCATCTTTTTGACATTTTAATCACATATACAATTTTGTATAGAAACTCtaaagaaaaaacttcaaaatcgTTGTCTagaattgttgattttgttgtatCTTGGAGATGAATTACTTGTAACCCGACAGCAAAATCTTTCGAGTGGAGGTAATTAttactttaaagatagtattcTATACACCTCAAAGTtgcatttattttcatattattgtattttactcaatcttctttaatacATTTAAGGTGATAATCGTAATGGAATTAAAATTTGATATGTCGACAAGTTGATATTCTTTTTTACTCATTGAAAATTTCATACATTTTACATCTAAACTTGCCAATACTTCTGGAATCCAAATCTGGTGACAATGAATAAATCAAGGCAAAATGCAAGAAACGTGGAGAAGAAGATGTAGTATATAGAGGAGACACATTCTAAACACATTTACCGATCGTCTCTACGAACTTTTACGTCAATCAAGTCTCGAAAAGAGATTTGGTAGACATTGAAATTCAAGTATAGAATTGAAAAACAAGATATGGATAAAttccttattaaaaaatattttgaattttacaatgaatgataatatttttctgaTAGATCAAGTCCATGAGTTGCGAGTTATGGTGAATAAACTTCAAGACCTTAAGGTTAATTTTTTTGAACCTTTGCAAGTTGGGGCTATAAGTGCTGAAATTCTTCCAAGTTAGAACAATTATAGAAAGAAACTTGTGCACACTGATGGGCACTaacatggacctagtcttaaagatcatttgtaagtttCAGATgagtcaattacaagatcaaaagctaagaagatcaaggaaacaatgcaagaattgatacaatccacttggaatgaaactagcaagagcccaatacATAAGATGAgctttaaagaagaagaactagTTTTGATCTACATGATACAAGTTGTGAAAGACATGACTTAAAGTTATTGTTtgagcctattgttattgaaagctttcaatttgtttaaatcatttaaaagatttattttattagtttagaataattggacTTGGTGATATTTAgtccatatatattttattttgttgaactagggtatcaagaagttactgtagctgaGTTACTGTAGTGACGACATTATTCATTTAgaggtatttttggaagaaaatgctttattttagctaggattttatatgttttggtttaaatactctttgtagtctcattttaattaatttatgaaatttgatgaatttattcattatgagttgagtttatctcatcttattcatgaatgaacttttgaatttatcaaatgCAAATCATAATCTTTGCAGCGTTTTTCCTTATActttaggttcttgagataggttcttcaacggatctagattttcatataatctaagttcttgaaacgacttcctcaacgggtctaaattttccattagCTTGACTTTGGTTTTCTTgtgtgagttttcaaattgattgtgggttcaatgGATTCCATTTCtacgagttcatatcatttggtattcagagctcTGTTTCTAATTAGGtatgattctatcttttaattcttacagctttaaatttaattttacggtttcattgttctagggttacaaaaaaaaaaaaaataggctaccgaaattcttagggttttttgtttggctgaaatttgcatcacctagggtttcaaaattctagggtttcttgcatctctaagtttgtcaattagttggagtgtcgttccattgattctcttctacttcattgtcaattgTTGTGTggttgaattcaattgcttgattatcacaattgaatattgttgtttgtgattgaattagagaaaaaaacagaaaagaaaagaaaattcaaaaaaaaaaaaaaaaaagatagcatatccaaaggttgctacatagttacaaaaaaaaaaaaaaaaaaaagaaacacatttattgattgagttttatcatcaaatgggctgaatacatatttctagttgatatattgttttataaatttcttgagccttatgtcattttattcctttcttATTTATTGATCTTGTTTCTTGAACCTATTGTTGGTTGGAGTAATACAAGATTGTATTATCTTAATTTAGTTCAACTACTTCTTAAAGAACTTGGGCTGAAAAattattgaggtaaaaggcaagagagtgagactattatcagagaaaaaataattaagagtataacacgagtggagtgtcattattcgagtgtaaacacgtaagagagtgtgtgaggttttacactaacattctttttgtgtaGCACATTACGATATCTCATAGGAGTAACTCATCACCAAAGAGGATGGCAAATAACTCATCTCTTGTGTTGCAagtcatgcaacaacagtttgagcatttgaacttggtgttgggtgaagtgagggataaaATGGATCATTATGAAGTgataattagaaatctacagggtaggagagataggaggcgacgtgagtctagtattgaaaatgggtatgagaatgaagaatatgatgatgatgaggaagatgtaACATCAGAAGTTAGGATGGGTGGAatgggtagacatagaggagcTAGGCATGAAAGAGAGGACTTAGAGGGAACCCAGGGGATCGGATTGGAGTAGATAGAAACCTTAGGagcatcaaaataaaaatatcattttttcaagGTAAAACTGACCCTGAAACTTATTtagagtgagagaaaaagatagagttgatttttttttgtcataattattcaaaggagaagaaagtgaagttggcagtaattgagttcactaattatactattatttggtgggatcaattagtgaccaataggatgaggaattatgagaggcatgtagagacatggggagagttgaaagctctcatgaggcgaggatttgtacctagccattacttagagacctttaccagaaattataaaatcttacaTAGaagtctaggagtgtggaggattaccataaggagatggaggtggcgatgatccTGGTTAATGTAAaggaggaccgggaggccacTATGActagatttttaaatggtttgaaTAAGGAAATAGTCAATGTAGTAAAATTGCAGCATTATATGGAGATACatgacatggtgcacatggctatgaaggtagagagacaattaaaaagaaatgggaCAGAAAAGTACACTTCTGTTTCTAGCACtccttggaaatcaaaatgataTAAGAATGATCAAGTTGTAGCAAAGAGAAAGACTGAATCACCTAAGGAAAAAGATGAGAGAACTAACAAGAACAAACCCAACGTAGACATCCAACCTTCaaggaatagagatattaaatattttaagtgtttgggttcaaaGCACATCGcttctcaatatccaaacaagcGGGTGATGATTATGCTTGACAATGTGGAGGTGATAATTGAAaatgaggatgatagtgatgagattctcgagttggttgatgctagtgataaTGATGGAGTAGAATACGCCGTGACAGGTAAATCTCTTGTTGCTAGGCGTGCTCTTAATACACATATTAAGATGGATGATGCTGAGCAATAGAgggagaacatttttcatactagatgccatatCAATAGCAaagtatgtagtatgatcattgatggtaggagttgtactaatgtggctagcactactttagttgagaaattgaatttacataCTTTGAAACattctagaccatacaagttccAGCGATTGAATGATTGGGGAGGTTAAGGTGGAtagacaagtgttagttactttttcaaacgagaagtatcaggatgaggtgctttgtgatatTGTGTCTATGCTTGCTGGCCACATTTTGTTGGTGAGGCCGTGACAGTATGATAGGAGATGATAGAAGGGTGACTCATGATAGGTTCAAGAATATGTACAACTTTGTAAATGAGGGTAAAACAATCAAATTTGCTCATTTAACTCCAAGACAGGTCTATGAGAActaactgaaactgaaaagtgaagttactcaaaaaagaaagaatgaaaaaaagattgagtaaaaaataaagagtgagggtgaaaatgagtaaaaaagaaagagtgaaagaaaaaatagagaggtggctgagagtaaagaaaaaatagtggagccacgagagaaaaaaaaaacaaagacaacctatagagagaaaaggaaagacaaaagtgagtttatatgcaaaagagagtgaggttaaAAGGGCTTTCTTAGCATATCGcactatgatttttcttgtctagaaagagtcttatcttaatcttgatgaaactaaccagtctcttcctaatttggttgtttgtttgttgCAGAAGTTTGAGAATGCATTCCCAGAGGAAAttccaaatgagttgccacccattagaggcattgagcatcatattttttttgtacCCGTAgttgctattccaaaccgatcAGCCTATaagagtaatccagaggagacaaaggagcttcattTGCAAGTTGGGGATTTGATGAGTAAGGGGTACGTGAAGGAAAGCATGCGCCCatgtgc encodes the following:
- the LOC121242869 gene encoding LOW QUALITY PROTEIN: DUF21 domain-containing protein At1g47330-like (The sequence of the model RefSeq protein was modified relative to this genomic sequence to represent the inferred CDS: inserted 1 base in 1 codon), with product MADLACCGTEFSLYVLAIIGLVCFAGLMAGLTLGLMSLGLVDLEVLIKSGRPQDRAHAAKIFPVVKNQHLLLCTLLIGNSLAMEALPIFLDKLVPPWAAILISVTLILMFGEILPQAVCTRYGLRVGAIMAPLVRLLLLLFFPLSYPISKVLDWMLGKGHAVLLRRAELKTFVNFHGNEAGKGGDLTHDETTIITGALELTEKTAKDAMTPISNAFSLDLDANLDLETLNAIMTKGHSRVPVYAGNQKNIIGLVLVKNLLTVDPDDAVPLRTMIIRKIPRVSEEMPLYDILNEFQKGHSHIAVVYKDLNEKKETAKKVKXAEQLEFKDSCRKYRGKSEVPLGKDNLDVGTTSATQSLGTESKSQDSRTGVTKNDRGQQIEKTPLSTTYKKRHRGCSYCILDIENVPIPEFPSNEEVVGVITMEDVIEELLQEEILDETDEYVNIHNRIKVNMHASKETAMELNSPEPSPMDSSVTSTSPIPNPS